In a single window of the Eshraghiella crossota genome:
- a CDS encoding Bax inhibitor-1 family protein → MSMASERKAEMQVFHSGDVIVSDRIYNLTLGATVLWGVAMNVVLCAFCGDFVASVNPFIFLIAYFALAFGGQVISYKSKSPVVSFIGYNMVVVPVGLVVASVVSYYGGIGAEEVGLAFLFTAIITGCMISLSIIYPNFFSRIGGLLFAGLIGLVLSGIVMTFLGIDSYIYSWIGAVIFSLYIGYDYYVAQRYIKTVDNAVDSAISIYLDITNLFLHLLRILGRKR, encoded by the coding sequence ATGAGTATGGCAAGTGAAAGAAAAGCCGAGATGCAGGTTTTTCACAGTGGTGATGTAATTGTTTCAGACAGAATATACAACCTTACACTGGGAGCAACAGTGTTATGGGGAGTGGCAATGAACGTAGTTCTTTGTGCTTTTTGCGGGGATTTTGTTGCAAGCGTTAATCCGTTTATTTTCCTTATTGCATATTTTGCATTGGCATTTGGCGGTCAGGTAATTTCATATAAGAGTAAGAGCCCGGTTGTCAGTTTTATCGGATATAACATGGTAGTTGTGCCGGTAGGGCTTGTTGTGGCTTCTGTTGTTTCGTATTATGGCGGAATTGGAGCGGAAGAAGTAGGACTTGCATTCCTTTTTACCGCGATAATCACAGGATGTATGATTTCTTTAAGCATAATATATCCTAACTTTTTCTCAAGAATCGGCGGTTTATTGTTCGCAGGACTGATTGGGCTTGTTTTATCCGGAATAGTAATGACATTCCTTGGTATTGATTCTTACATTTATTCATGGATTGGAGCAGTAATTTTCAGCCTCTACATCGGATATGATTATTACGTTGCACAAAGATATATCAAGACAGTGGACAATGCGGTAGACAGTGCAATATCAATTTATCTTGATATTACCAATCTTTTCCTCCATCTGCTCAGAATACTTGGAAGAAAAAGATAA
- a CDS encoding patatin-like phospholipase family protein → MKTGLIMEGGAMRGMFTCGVIDVMQEAGITFDGAIGVSAGAVLGCNYKSEQIGRAYRYTRQYCKDYRYGSMKSFRKTGNAYDVDFCYHEIPEKLDVFDKEAFKANPMIFYAVATDVVTGKAVYHKCSDGEREDIEWLRASASMPLVSKVVNINGHNLLDGGIGDSIPLKFMEEQGFDRNVVILTQPLNYVKQKNKFMPIAKIFLHKYPNMVKSMGDRHFRYNDTISYIESREKEGKVLVIRPPEALNIGSMETRTEEIDRVYMIGRETGLGYVELIKDFLKKDIFAGNKLS, encoded by the coding sequence ATGAAGACAGGATTGATAATGGAAGGCGGAGCAATGAGAGGTATGTTTACCTGCGGAGTTATAGATGTGATGCAGGAGGCAGGGATAACCTTTGATGGGGCAATTGGCGTATCGGCGGGAGCTGTGCTTGGATGTAATTATAAGTCAGAACAGATTGGAAGAGCCTATAGGTATACGAGGCAGTATTGCAAAGATTACAGATATGGAAGTATGAAATCATTCAGAAAAACGGGAAATGCCTATGATGTGGATTTTTGTTACCATGAAATACCGGAAAAACTGGACGTTTTTGATAAGGAGGCTTTTAAGGCTAATCCAATGATATTTTATGCGGTGGCAACGGATGTTGTTACGGGAAAAGCTGTATATCATAAATGCAGTGACGGAGAGCGGGAAGATATTGAATGGCTCAGAGCATCTGCATCCATGCCCCTTGTGTCCAAAGTGGTGAATATTAATGGGCATAATCTGTTAGATGGGGGAATAGGAGATTCAATACCACTTAAATTTATGGAAGAGCAGGGATTTGACCGGAATGTTGTAATACTGACCCAGCCCCTGAATTATGTAAAACAAAAAAATAAATTTATGCCGATAGCAAAAATCTTTTTACACAAGTATCCTAATATGGTAAAATCGATGGGAGACAGACATTTCAGATATAATGACACAATCAGCTACATTGAGAGCAGGGAAAAAGAAGGAAAAGTGCTGGTAATCAGACCACCGGAAGCTCTTAATATAGGAAGTATGGAGACCAGAACCGAAGAGATAGACAGGGTATATATGATAGGTAGAGAAACGGGCCTTGGATATGTGGAGTTAATCAAAGACTTTTTGAAAAAAGATATCTTTGCGGGAAATAAGCTGTCCTAA
- the metF gene encoding methylenetetrahydrofolate reductase [NAD(P)H], protein MKIIDLLKSDKVTVSFEVFPPKSEANYESIYNAAMNVAALKPAYMSVTYGAGGSTSKSTLDIAGDIQKRYDVCTIAHLTCAGADKDDIHKSLDGMKTKGIENILALRGDIPKDYDGDPFAHYRYASELISEIKEYAGDSFCIGGACYPEGHVDAANKKEDIGNLKKKIEAGCEFLTTQMFFDNNIYYNFLYRIREQGIVVPVVPGIMPITRATQVANALKLSGSNMPERFRNLVDHFGTNPAAMQQAGIAYATDQIIDLIANGINHIHVYSMNKPEVAAGIQKNLSEIIK, encoded by the coding sequence ATGAAGATTATTGATTTGCTCAAATCAGATAAAGTAACGGTTTCGTTTGAGGTTTTTCCGCCCAAGTCAGAAGCCAATTATGAATCAATTTATAATGCTGCAATGAATGTTGCCGCATTGAAGCCAGCATATATGAGTGTTACCTACGGAGCCGGAGGAAGCACAAGTAAGAGCACCTTAGATATTGCCGGTGATATCCAGAAAAGATATGATGTATGCACTATTGCACATTTAACCTGTGCAGGTGCGGATAAAGATGATATACATAAATCTCTTGATGGCATGAAAACTAAAGGAATTGAGAACATTCTTGCATTAAGAGGCGACATACCTAAAGATTATGACGGAGATCCTTTTGCACATTACAGATATGCGTCAGAGCTTATATCAGAAATAAAAGAATACGCCGGCGATAGTTTTTGCATAGGAGGAGCATGCTACCCTGAGGGACATGTTGATGCCGCTAATAAGAAGGAAGATATCGGTAACCTTAAGAAAAAGATTGAGGCAGGCTGTGAATTCCTTACGACACAGATGTTTTTCGATAATAATATCTACTATAATTTCCTTTACAGGATAAGGGAACAGGGTATAGTCGTACCTGTGGTACCCGGAATAATGCCTATTACAAGAGCTACGCAGGTTGCCAATGCACTTAAGCTTTCAGGCAGTAATATGCCTGAGAGATTCAGAAATCTTGTGGACCATTTCGGGACTAATCCAGCGGCAATGCAGCAGGCGGGAATTGCTTATGCCACAGACCAGATTATTGATTTAATTGCCAATGGAATAAATCATATTCATGTATATTCAATGAATAAGCCGGAAGTAGCTGCGGGAATCCAGAAGAATCTTTCGGAGATTATTAAATAA
- a CDS encoding glycoside hydrolase family 13 protein, with product MELSAIRHIADKRCCLSVGNNGFLFRIQTKKSDVSEIVLHTLDKYMKPEVKDTKQAHMMKKIATDRLCDYYETTVYFDYSIRCIRYYFEITGNDGEKVFIGSEYFSGNEITDIDRMYNCTCKLREEERIDVPDWAAGKVVYQIFPARYATTKHVPENVWYKAPIGDKTDLKGDLRGIINTLDHLKELGIDVLYLTPIFKSPSTHKYNTVDYYEISPDLGTKADLKELVEKCHEMGMKVILDGVFNHTATDFFAFQDVMKNGSSSRYYDWYYIEKYPINMGSGTEIPGYLTFSYYGGMPKLNLSNDETAEYFTNVGKYWIEECDIDGWRLDVGDEISHSFMKKFRKAIHSVKKDALIVGEDWQHGRDYLDGDEWDSIMNYSFWRLVKDYVMDSSITASEAVEDIGHIRGIFPPQIFNVLWNLIDTHDTPRFLAMCGNDRKKQRFAAAMSLLLPGMPFIYYGDEYGIGGENDPDNRRGMLWDSKYQDEDTYSLYRRLIAIRKEYKDIAQGTITEYRTDDENNIIIYCCGEGDGKVTVILHGKGDRVTLEEFAGRSNLLSDKKFDGIMEEFSVAVIK from the coding sequence ATGGAACTTTCAGCAATAAGACATATTGCAGATAAAAGATGTTGCTTATCAGTTGGAAATAACGGTTTTTTATTTAGAATACAGACTAAAAAAAGCGATGTATCGGAAATTGTACTTCATACATTGGATAAGTATATGAAGCCTGAAGTAAAAGATACGAAGCAGGCACATATGATGAAAAAAATCGCAACAGACAGGCTTTGCGATTATTATGAGACAACGGTGTACTTTGATTACAGCATAAGATGTATAAGATATTATTTTGAAATAACAGGAAATGACGGAGAAAAAGTATTCATCGGAAGTGAATATTTTTCCGGAAATGAGATAACAGACATTGACAGAATGTATAACTGCACATGCAAGTTAAGGGAAGAAGAAAGAATTGATGTCCCTGATTGGGCGGCAGGTAAGGTTGTATATCAGATTTTTCCTGCAAGATATGCTACAACAAAGCATGTACCGGAGAATGTCTGGTATAAAGCACCGATAGGAGACAAAACAGACCTTAAAGGTGATTTAAGAGGAATAATTAATACTTTGGACCATCTTAAGGAACTTGGAATAGATGTATTATATCTCACGCCGATTTTTAAATCTCCGTCAACACATAAATATAATACTGTAGATTATTATGAGATATCTCCTGATCTGGGAACTAAGGCAGACCTGAAAGAGCTTGTGGAAAAATGCCACGAAATGGGTATGAAGGTTATACTTGACGGAGTTTTTAATCATACAGCCACCGATTTTTTCGCTTTTCAGGATGTAATGAAGAATGGCAGCAGTTCCAGGTATTATGACTGGTATTATATAGAAAAATATCCCATCAATATGGGTTCGGGAACTGAAATTCCGGGGTATCTTACGTTTTCATATTATGGCGGAATGCCAAAACTTAATTTGTCCAATGATGAGACTGCAGAATATTTTACCAACGTAGGCAAGTATTGGATTGAGGAATGTGACATAGACGGCTGGAGACTTGATGTCGGAGATGAGATTTCCCATTCATTTATGAAAAAATTCAGAAAAGCTATCCACAGTGTCAAAAAAGATGCCCTCATTGTTGGAGAAGACTGGCAGCACGGCAGGGATTATCTTGACGGTGATGAATGGGACAGCATAATGAATTACAGCTTCTGGCGTCTGGTAAAAGATTATGTTATGGACAGCAGTATAACCGCAAGCGAAGCGGTTGAAGACATAGGGCACATAAGAGGAATATTTCCACCGCAGATATTCAATGTGTTATGGAATTTAATTGATACACATGATACTCCGCGTTTTCTTGCAATGTGCGGTAATGATAGGAAAAAACAACGTTTTGCTGCGGCAATGTCGCTGCTTTTACCTGGTATGCCTTTTATATATTACGGTGACGAATATGGAATCGGAGGGGAAAATGACCCTGACAACAGACGTGGAATGTTGTGGGATTCCAAATATCAGGATGAAGATACATACAGTCTGTACAGAAGGCTTATTGCAATCCGTAAGGAATATAAAGATATAGCACAGGGTACAATAACCGAATACAGGACAGATGATGAGAATAATATAATTATATACTGTTGTGGTGAAGGTGATGGCAAAGTGACTGTTATTCTGCATGGAAAAGGTGACAGAGTGACCTTGGAAGAGTTTGCCGGCAGGAGTAATCTTTTATCCGATAAGAAATTTGACGGTATAATGGAAGAATTTTCTGTAGCAGTGATAAAATAA
- a CDS encoding low molecular weight protein-tyrosine-phosphatase, producing the protein MIKILFICHGNICRSPMAEYILKDMAQKRGLKDILEIASAATSTEEIWNGKGNPVYPPAQKELLKHGIGKTGYTDFSGKRARQVTKEDYGYYDYLLCADGNNIRNTIMITGPDKDNKIRLLMDFAGKPGRSIADPWYTGRFDETYKDVVEGCEGLLDFLGLK; encoded by the coding sequence ATGATAAAAATACTCTTTATCTGCCACGGCAACATCTGCCGTTCCCCCATGGCAGAATATATATTAAAAGATATGGCGCAGAAGCGGGGCTTGAAAGACATTCTGGAGATAGCGTCAGCAGCCACCAGCACGGAAGAGATATGGAACGGCAAAGGAAATCCGGTTTACCCGCCGGCACAGAAGGAACTTTTGAAGCACGGGATAGGAAAGACGGGATATACCGATTTTTCAGGGAAAAGGGCAAGGCAGGTAACAAAAGAAGATTACGGATATTATGATTATTTATTGTGCGCCGATGGTAATAATATAAGAAATACAATAATGATAACGGGACCCGACAAAGATAATAAAATTAGGCTCCTGATGGATTTTGCAGGAAAACCGGGCAGGTCCATTGCAGACCCATGGTATACGGGCAGATTTGACGAGACCTATAAAGATGTGGTAGAAGGATGTGAGGGACTGTTAGACTTTTTAGGACTAAAATAA
- a CDS encoding GIY-YIG nuclease family protein, with the protein MSYGKSIELFLVNGSADSLITAELSNWNGKAIKIPRIEVASCNREDITQAGVYFLFCKEDDGSDSVYIGEAENVKERLVQHLRDYQAEKEKYYWTTAVIFIGRDLNKALIRYLENRFVEIARVCKRYTVLTKNTYKNTVMKESQIAVMEEFVDNVKTLISALGYKVLEPLNKPVTFANDSRGKKNLEDLNLHLERTIKGLGKVEADGIRTSEGFVVLQGSRIAVEDDDTIPTVLKEQRRKVSIVEGVLQEDVLFSSPSYAAMFVIGKSANGLTSWKDEDGHSLKEIENSETREENK; encoded by the coding sequence ATGTCATATGGTAAATCAATAGAATTATTTCTTGTAAATGGAAGTGCAGATAGTTTGATAACAGCGGAGTTATCAAACTGGAATGGCAAGGCAATAAAGATACCTAGGATTGAGGTAGCTTCATGTAACAGAGAAGATATTACACAAGCAGGTGTTTATTTCCTTTTTTGCAAGGAAGATGATGGCTCTGATTCAGTTTATATTGGAGAAGCTGAGAATGTAAAAGAAAGATTAGTTCAGCATCTTAGAGATTATCAGGCTGAAAAAGAAAAGTATTATTGGACAACTGCCGTAATATTCATTGGCAGAGATTTAAACAAAGCACTGATTCGATATCTTGAAAATCGTTTTGTTGAGATTGCAAGAGTATGCAAAAGGTATACCGTACTTACAAAGAATACATATAAGAATACGGTTATGAAGGAATCACAGATTGCTGTTATGGAAGAGTTTGTGGATAATGTAAAAACGCTTATCAGTGCTTTAGGATATAAGGTTCTTGAACCATTAAATAAGCCTGTAACTTTTGCTAACGATAGTAGAGGAAAAAAGAACTTGGAGGATTTGAATCTGCATTTGGAAAGAACTATCAAAGGATTGGGTAAAGTTGAAGCAGATGGAATACGCACTTCTGAGGGCTTTGTTGTGCTACAAGGTAGTCGCATTGCTGTGGAAGATGATGATACAATTCCAACAGTACTTAAAGAGCAGAGACGAAAGGTAAGTATTGTTGAGGGCGTTCTTCAAGAAGATGTTTTGTTTTCCAGTCCATCATATGCTGCTATGTTTGTGATTGGCAAGAGCGCAAATGGTTTGACAAGCTGGAAGGATGAAGATGGACATTCTCTTAAGGAAATAGAGAACAGCGAGACAAGAGAAGAAAATAAGTAA